Proteins from a single region of Chlorocebus sabaeus isolate Y175 chromosome 7, mChlSab1.0.hap1, whole genome shotgun sequence:
- the GK3 gene encoding glycerol kinase 3 translates to MRGLALWTRHPPLPLAPPSPRKPAAITGRHEAGLMAASKKAVWGPLVGAVDQGTSSTRFLVFNSKTAELLSHHQVEIKQEFPREGWVEQDPKEILHSVYECIEKTCEKLGQLNIDISNIKAIGVSNQRETTVVWDKITGEPLYNAVVWLDLRTQSTVESLSKRIPGNNNFVKSKTGLPLSTYFSAVKLHWLLDNVRKVQKAVEDKRALFGTIDSWLIWSLTGGISGGVHCTDVTNASRTMLFNIHSLEWDKQLCDFFGIPMEILPHVRSSSEIYGLMKAGALEGVPISGCLGDQSAALVGQMCFQIGQAKNTYGTGCFLLCNTGHKCVFSDHGLLTTVAYKLGRDKPVYYALEGSVAIAGAVVRWLRDNLGIIKTSEEIEKLAKEVGTSYGCYFVPAFSGLYAPYWEPSARGIICGLTQFTNKCHIAFAALEAVCFQTREILDAMNRDCGIPLSHLQVDGGMTSNKILMQLQADILCIPVVKPSMPETTALGAAMAAGAAEGVNVWSLEPDDLSAVTMERFEPQINAEESEIRYSTWKKAVMKSMGWVTTQSPESGDPSIFCSLPLGFFIVSSMIMLIGARYISGVP, encoded by the coding sequence ATGCGCGGCCTCGCTCTTTGGACTCGTCACCCGCCCCTCCCCCTGGCGCCGCCGTCACCCAGGAAACCGGCCGCAATCACCGGCCGACATGAAGCTGGTCTCATGGCAGCCTCCAAGAAGGCAGTTTGGGGGCCATTGGTGGGGGCGGTGGACCAGGGCACCAGTTCGACGCGCTTTTTGGTTTTCAATTCAAAAACAGCTGAACTACTTAGTCATCATCAAGTGGAAATAAAACAAGAGTTCCCAAGAGAAGGATGGGTGGAACAGGACCCTAAGGAAATTCTACATTCTGTCTATGAGTGTATAGAGAAAACATGTGAGAAACTTGGACAGCTCAATATTGATATTTCCAACATAAAAGCTATCGGTGTCAGCAACCAGAGGGAAACCACTGTAGTCTGGGACAAGATAACTGGAGAGCCTCTCTACAATGCTGTGGTGTGGCTTGATCTAAGAACCCAGTCTACCGTCGAGAGTCTTAGTAAAAGAATTCCAGGAAATAATAACTTTGTCAAGTCCAAGACAGGCCTTCCACTTAGCACTTACTTCAGTGCAGTGAAACTTCATTGGCTCCTTGACAATGTGAGAAAAGTTCAAAAGGCTGTTGAAGACAAACGAGCTCTTTTTGGGACTATTGATTCATGGCTTATTTGGAGCTTGACAGGAGGCATCAGTGGAGGTGTCCACTGTACAGATGTCACAAATGCAAGTAGGACTATGCTTTTCAACATTCATTCTTTGGAATGGGATAAACAACTCTGCGATTTTTTTGGAATTCCAATGGAAATTCTTCCACATGTCCGGAGTTCTTCTGAGATCTATGGCCTAATGAAAGCTGGGGCCTTGGAAGGTGTGCCAATATCTGGGTGTTTAGGGGACCAGTCTGCTGCATTGGTGGGACAAATGTGCTTCCAGATTGGACAAGCCAAAAATACATATGGAACAGGATGTTTCTTACTATGTAATACAGGCCATAAGTGTGTATTTTCTGATCATGGCCTTCTCACCACAGTGGCTTACAAACTTGGCAGAGACAAACCAGTATATTATGCTTTGGAAGGTTCTGTAGCTATAGCTGGTGCTGTTGTTCGCTGGCTAAGAGACAATCTTGGAATTATAAAGACCTcagaagaaattgaaaaacttGCTAAAGAAGTAGGTACTTCTTATGGATGCTACTTCGTCCCAGCATTTTCGGGGTTATATGCACCTTATTGGGAGCCCAGCGCAAGAGGGATAATCTGTGGACTCACTCAGTTCACCAATAAATGCCatattgcttttgctgcattaGAAGCTGTCTGTTTCCAAACTCGAGAGATTTTGGATGCCATGAATCGAGACTGTGGAATTCCACTCAGTCATTTGCAGGTAGATGGAGGAATGACCAGCAACAAAATTCTTATGCAGCTACAAGCAGACATTCTGTGTATTCCAGTGGTGAAGCCCTCGATGCCCGAAACCACTGCACTGGGTGCTGCCATGGCGGCAGGGGCTGCAGAAGGAGTCAACGTATGGAGTCTTGAACCCGATGATTTGTCTGCCGTCACGATGGAGCGGTTTGAACCTCAGATTAATGCTGAGGAAAGTGAAATTCGTTATTCTACATGGAAGAAAGCTGTCATGAAGTCAATGGGTTGGGTTACAACTCAATCTCCAGAAAGTGGTGACCCTAGTATCTTCTGTAGTCTGCCCTTGGGCTTCTTTATAGTGAGTAGCATGATAATGTTAATTGGAGCAAGGTACATCTCAGGTGTTCCGTAA